A stretch of the Orcinus orca chromosome 1, mOrcOrc1.1, whole genome shotgun sequence genome encodes the following:
- the LOC101285862 gene encoding group IIE secretory phospholipase A2 isoform X1, with product MKLPPLLTLLCLMAVALAVGNLVQFGVMTERMKGQPALQYIDYGCHCGFGGSHGPVDQTDWCCHAHDCCYGSLEKLGCEPMLETYLFSVSRHSIFCAGRTTCQQQTCECDKRAALCFRDNLGTYDRKYARYPNKLCTGPTPPC from the exons ATGAAGCTTCCCCCTCTTCTGACCTTACTTTGCCTCATGG cagTGGCCCTGGCTGTCGGGAACCTGGTCCAGTTCGGGGTGATGACTGAGAGAATGAAGGGGCAGCCTGCGCTGCAGTACATTGACTATGGCTGCCACTGTGGTTTCGGCGGCTCCCACGGGCCAGTGGACCAGACAGACTG GTGCTGCCACGCCCATGACTGCTGCTATGGGAGTCTGGAGAAGCTGGGCTGTGAACCCATGTTGGAAACGTATCTTTTCTCTGTCAGCAGGCACAGCATCTTCTGTG CCGGCAGAACCACCTGCCAGCAACAGACCTGCGAGTGTGACAAGAGGGCTGCTCTCTGCTTTCGCGACAACCTGGGCACCTACGACCGCAAATACGCCCGTTACCCCAACAAGCTGTGCACCGGACCTACCCCGCCCTGCTAA
- the LOC101285862 gene encoding group IIE secretory phospholipase A2 isoform X2 yields the protein MKLPPLLTLLCLMVALAVGNLVQFGVMTERMKGQPALQYIDYGCHCGFGGSHGPVDQTDWCCHAHDCCYGSLEKLGCEPMLETYLFSVSRHSIFCAGRTTCQQQTCECDKRAALCFRDNLGTYDRKYARYPNKLCTGPTPPC from the exons ATGAAGCTTCCCCCTCTTCTGACCTTACTTTGCCTCATGG TGGCCCTGGCTGTCGGGAACCTGGTCCAGTTCGGGGTGATGACTGAGAGAATGAAGGGGCAGCCTGCGCTGCAGTACATTGACTATGGCTGCCACTGTGGTTTCGGCGGCTCCCACGGGCCAGTGGACCAGACAGACTG GTGCTGCCACGCCCATGACTGCTGCTATGGGAGTCTGGAGAAGCTGGGCTGTGAACCCATGTTGGAAACGTATCTTTTCTCTGTCAGCAGGCACAGCATCTTCTGTG CCGGCAGAACCACCTGCCAGCAACAGACCTGCGAGTGTGACAAGAGGGCTGCTCTCTGCTTTCGCGACAACCTGGGCACCTACGACCGCAAATACGCCCGTTACCCCAACAAGCTGTGCACCGGACCTACCCCGCCCTGCTAA
- the LOC101285862 gene encoding group IIE secretory phospholipase A2 isoform X4, with protein sequence MTERMKGQPALQYIDYGCHCGFGGSHGPVDQTDWCCHAHDCCYGSLEKLGCEPMLETYLFSVSRHSIFCAGRTTCQQQTCECDKRAALCFRDNLGTYDRKYARYPNKLCTGPTPPC encoded by the exons ATGACTGAGAGAATGAAGGGGCAGCCTGCGCTGCAGTACATTGACTATGGCTGCCACTGTGGTTTCGGCGGCTCCCACGGGCCAGTGGACCAGACAGACTG GTGCTGCCACGCCCATGACTGCTGCTATGGGAGTCTGGAGAAGCTGGGCTGTGAACCCATGTTGGAAACGTATCTTTTCTCTGTCAGCAGGCACAGCATCTTCTGTG CCGGCAGAACCACCTGCCAGCAACAGACCTGCGAGTGTGACAAGAGGGCTGCTCTCTGCTTTCGCGACAACCTGGGCACCTACGACCGCAAATACGCCCGTTACCCCAACAAGCTGTGCACCGGACCTACCCCGCCCTGCTAA
- the LOC101285862 gene encoding group IIE secretory phospholipase A2 isoform X3 — protein sequence MKLPPLLTLLCLMAVALAVGNLVQFGVMTERMKGQPALQYIDYGCHCGFGGSHGPVDQTDWCCHAHDCCYGSLEKLGCEPMLETYLFSVSRHSIFCVRFHTNHAPGPLLKPGDRAKSDVAYL from the exons ATGAAGCTTCCCCCTCTTCTGACCTTACTTTGCCTCATGG cagTGGCCCTGGCTGTCGGGAACCTGGTCCAGTTCGGGGTGATGACTGAGAGAATGAAGGGGCAGCCTGCGCTGCAGTACATTGACTATGGCTGCCACTGTGGTTTCGGCGGCTCCCACGGGCCAGTGGACCAGACAGACTG GTGCTGCCACGCCCATGACTGCTGCTATGGGAGTCTGGAGAAGCTGGGCTGTGAACCCATGTTGGAAACGTATCTTTTCTCTGTCAGCAGGCACAGCATCTTCTGTG TACGCTTTCATACAAACCATGCTCCTGGCCCCTTGCTGAAACCTGGAGACAGAGCTAAATCTGACGTGGCCTACCTATAG